The DNA window tcctccagcagtacaccttctcactctcagctcctagcacctcttgctcccagctcctcgcacgcacaccacaaactgaagtgaggtcctttttaaactcaggtgccctgattagccagcctgccctaattgattctagcagctttttaattggctccaggtTTCCTAATTAGTctgcctgcctgaatttgttccagcaagttccttctagttctggaactgcccctgttaccttacccagggaaaatggagctgcttaatctgggactaatatatctgccttctaacactctccttcTGTGCCTGTGAGGGAGGCCGGAGCAAAGCGGCGATGGGGCTGCGGGATGAGGAGATGCTGGAGGGCCGCAGCGGTGAacctgaggaagaggaagaggaggaggaggcagaggtagTGGATCCTTTAACCACAGTAAGGGAGCTCTGTGAGCAGACTGAGAAGTGTGTGAAGGCACGGGAGAAGCTAGAGCTGTGTGAAGTGCGAGTGTCCGCAAGGTCCCACACACAGGAGGAATGTACAGAAGAGCTTTTTGACTTCCTGCATGCCAGGGACCACTGTGTGGCTCACAAActctttaagaatctgaagtaaaTGTTGGACTAAGTCCGACCATCTGCCTCCATCATTCAGCTGGAACACGGTGCAGTTTCTTTTTGGATTCCAAGTGCTGCTTGCTGCCCATTACTGTGAATGTACAGTATAAATGAACaacttcctggctctgctgcggTGATCCAGGTGCCAACGTGTCATTGCATCTATGTTCCGTGAAAAACATGCAGCTGTAACACAACCATCTTCTTTGGTTTTCCATGTTAAACATattcaaagtttaaaaacaaaacaaaacaaaacaacacactctcctgtagccatctggcctgaccctgtcactacACATACATTTAGT is part of the Dermochelys coriacea isolate rDerCor1 chromosome 2, rDerCor1.pri.v4, whole genome shotgun sequence genome and encodes:
- the LOC119851909 gene encoding cytochrome b-c1 complex subunit 6, mitochondrial-like, whose protein sequence is MGLRDEEMLEGRSGEPEEEEEEEEAEVVDPLTTVRELCEQTEKCVKAREKLELCEVRVSARSHTQEECTEELFDFLHARDHCVAHKLFKNLK